The genomic DNA GGCGGATGATCCGGTTTTGATCCTGTTGGATGGTCGCTACGATGCTGTGCATCTTTTGATCTTTTCCTCTTCCCAAGACCTGCTGAAGGATCTCATCACCGATGGTGAGACTGGTGTCGAAAAGGGATTCTAGTACTCCCTCACGGATGAGGTACTGCCACTTCCCGTTCAATTCTCCCTTGATGACCCCACCGGGTGTATCATAAGCAGCTGGCCCAGGCTGATCATCATAATAGACGCTTGAGATCGGCGCCCTCCAATCATAGATCAGGAAATTCTCACCGGTTTCGTCAGTGAGGGACGATACGCCGATATAGACCTTTTCCTCTGATTCATTTCCGTCCTCTGTGAAATCGATCCGTCCGAAGTATGGAATTCTTTTCATTCTCTCGAGAGTGGCTAGTCGCTTAGAAGCGTGCCTATGGCTGCTCTGACTGGAGGACAAGGCCTGAGCCTCCTGGCGAAGACCGATGATCGTCTCCAAATAGTCATCGAAGCTGTCCGTATTCACTTTGACTTCATCCCAGAAATGTTTGCGCGTGTGAATCACTTCCTGTTTACGCCTGGAGGTTTCTTCTTTCAATTTTTCAATTTCACCGTTTATCTCCTCCAGCACATGATCGACACGGCGTTGCTCTTTTTTGTACTCGGCATTCATAGCATTCACTCCTCGGAATCGTTTAGATAAGGGTTGACACGAATCGTGTTTGCACTGTATAATTATAATAAGGATAACTAATACCTAAATTAATTAACAGCGCATATCTATCTAACTTTATCACATAATCGATTAGGTGACAATATAAAAAAGAGTGACGTTCATGAAAATGGACGTCACTCTTTTTTTAGTTTTCTTTGTAGGCAGGATCGGTCACGATGATCTCCACCCTGCGGTTCTTCTGCATATGGGCATCGGAATCATTCGGTTCCACAGGCATGGTATCTCCGTAGCCGATGGCGATGAACCGCTCAGGATCCAGTCCATTTTCGTTCACCAGGTACCGGATGACACTGCTGGCCCTGGCGGTTGAAAGTTCCCAGTTCGATGGATAGCGATAGGTGGAGATGGGGCGATTATCAGTATGTCCTTCCACGTCCACCTTGTTCGGCAGTTCTTCAAGAAGCCCTGCGACCATATCGAGGAAAGGAAAGGCAGAGTCAAGGACTTCGGCATCCCCTGTTTCAAAAAGGGCCTGCTCTTGAAGAACGAGGACGACACCCCTGTCCGTCCGTTCAGCCTTGATGCCATCTTCCATATCATGTTCCTTCAGATAGGCCTTCACATTTTTCAAGACCACATCTAGATCACTTGTACTTCCATCCGGAATGATGGACGCACCCTGAAATGAATCGACGATGGATTCGAACTTTCCCTTATCGATCTGCGACATGGAGAAAAGCAGGATGAAAAATACGAGGATCAGGGTGACCATATCCGAAAATGTGACCATCCAGGCAGGAGTCCGGGGAGATTCTTCTTCCTTACTCCTACGCCTCATCAACGGAATCACGTTCCTTCAATCGATATGTAGTCAATTCTTCTCCTGATAGGAAGACCGTCAGCTTCTCTTCAAGGACCCTCGGGTTTTGCCCTGATTGGAGACCCATCACGGCCTCGATGACGATCTGCTTCATGAACACTTCCTTTTCAGTCTTCATGGCAAGCTTCGATGCCATGGGGATGAAGACCAGGTTGGCCAACAGCGTCCCATACAGGGTCGTCAGCAGGGCAACGGCCATATTGGGTCCGAGGGATGACGGGTCGCTGAGGTTCTGGAGCATGAGGACAAGTCCGATCAGAGTTCCGATCATCCCCCATGCAGGAGCATACTCCCCTGCTTTATCTAGCAGTCTCTTATTCTTGCGATGACGCTCTTCAAGGGCAATGATCTCGGTATTCAGGATATCTGTGATGACATCCGATTCGATTCCATCCACGGCAAGGAGGACTCCCTTCCTGATGAACGGATCCTTGATTTCTTCGACCTCTGTTTCCAAGGAAAGAAGCCCTTCCCTCCTCGCTTTGTCTGAAAGGGACACAAATGTGGAAATCAAGTCTTGTGTATCATGTTCCTGTACCTTGAACGACTCTCCCATCACTCTTCCCAGCTGCTTCAATTCACTGAAGGAAAAGCTGACCAGCATGGCTCCGATCAAGCCGCCGATGACCACCAGGATGGATGGAATATTGATAAAGGATGCAAAACTATCGGGACCTGCATTGGTAAGGATGGCGACACCGACGAATACAATCCCCAAGACGACGCCTAAAGGTGTAAGCATATCAAGCTTCTTCATCATGACTCTCCCTGCAAAAAAAATAAAATCCTGCCTTCCGGTCAAAAGAGGACGGAAGGCAGGATCAGCCTTCCAGACCTATCTAACCAGTTTACAGCATTATTTGGTTGAATTACGGTATTCGATGCGATGAGGAAGCACAACGGCTGCTTCATCGACCGTTTCCTTGTTCATGTACTTCGTCAAGAGTCTCATGGCCACGGCACCTATATCATAAAGCGGCTGCACGACGGACGTGAGCTGCGGACGTACCATGAGGGCAAGTCGTGTATTATCGAACGAGATGATTTCCACTTCATCCGGAATGGAAACACCGGCATCCTGCGCGCCGTGTACGACACCGAGGGCCGTTTCATCATTCCCTACGAAGACGGCAGTCGGCTTGTCCGATAGCTCAGAGAACTTCTGCCATGCTTCAAGTCCTGAATCATACGTGTATTCCCCTTCGATGACCAATTCATCATTGTATTCGATTCCTGCTTGCGCAAGGGCTTCACGGTATCCTTCAAGCTTGAACTTCATATTGATCGTGTCATGGAACGGACCGCTTACGAATCCGATGCGTTCATGCCCCTTATCGAGGAGATCCTTCACGGCATCGTAAGTCGCCGCTTTGTAGTCGATGTTGACGGAAGGGACTTTATTTGTCTCTTCAACCGCTCCAGCAAGGACGATCGGCACTGGTGAACGCTCGAATTCCTGTACATGTTCTTCGGATATATGTCCACCGAGGAACAGGATGCCGTCCACTTGTTTCCCGAGCAGCGTATTGAGGAGATGAAGCTCCTTCTCTGCATTCTGATCAGAGTTGCTCAAGATGATGTTGTACTTGTACATGGTGGCGATGTCTTCGATCCCACGGGCAAGCTCCGCGTAGAAGATGTTGGAGATATCAGGGATGATGACTCCGACAGTCGTCGTCTTCTTGCTCGCAAGACCACGTGCAACCGCATTCGGACGGTAGCCGAGTCGATCGATGACCTCAAGTACCTTCTTCCTTGTTGCAGGCTTTACGTTGGGATTTCCGTTGACCACACGTGAAACCGTGGCCATTGATACATTTGCTTCTCTTGCTACGTCATATATTGTCACGTTCATTGCAAACACGCTCCTTTACTCATAACCATTTACCTTATTTTACACCAAATAAACCTGGAGAGCGATTACAGGACTTTGTTACATTATGCACAAGTTAGCATCCACTCATAAGTTCGATTAGTGTATACAGTATATTTATCTGCAATCACGTACATAATCATACGATAGTATATTTATTCCTGCAATGACTCTGCATCAATTCGTGAAAAAAATTCCATGAAAACGGAAGAAACGGACCCTCAAAAGGAGGATCCGTCCATTTCTTCCTTGATTATACTGTGATTGTTCTTCCTTTGAATACCTCATTGTAGAATGTATCGAATTGATCGAGATCCATCTGCTGGGCAGAATCGGACAGGGCGACCGCCGGGTCAGGATGCACTTCTGCCATGACACCGTCTGCGCCGATGGCAAGGGCCGCCTTTGCTGTCGGGAGAAGGAGATCCCTGCGTCCTGTAGAGTGGGTCACGTCTACGAATACCGGAAGATGCGTTTCCTGCTTCAGGATCGGCACCGCGGAGATATCAAGGGTGTTACGGGTTGCTTTCTCGTACGTCCTGATTCCACGCTCACATAGGATGATGTCTCCATTCCCTTGTGAAATGATGTACTCAGCCGCATTGATGAATTCTTCGATTGTTGCCGAAAGACCGCGTTTCAATAGGACCGGCTTCTTAACAGCCCCTGCTGCTTTCAAAAGTTCGAAGTTCTGCATATTGCGGGCACCGATCTGGATGACGTCGATGTATTCGACAGCCTGCTCGATATCAGCCGGATTGACGATTTCACTGATGACCGCCAAGCCGTACTCATCGGCAACCCTCTTCAAAATCTTCAAGCCTTCCATTCCAAGTCCCTGGAAGTCATAAGGGGACGTACGCGGTTTGAATGCTCCCCCGCGGAGAAGCTTCAGGCCTTTTGCTTTGACGGCTTTCGCCACCTCTGCCACCTGCTCGTAAGATTCCACGGCACATGGACCGAATACGAAGTGAGGATTTCCATCTCCGATGGCTTCTCCGTTGATATTCACGATGGTATCTTCCGGTTTCTTTTTACGGGAAACAAGAAGGGCCTTCGAATGGTCATCCTTCTGCAGTTCTAATCCTGCTTTGAATATTTCCTTGAAAATATGTTCAACAGTCGAGTCTTTCAACGGACCGTCATTGTTTTCTTTGATCAGGTTCAACATTCCCCGTTCACGAACAGGATCAAAGCGGTATACTCCTTGTGTCTCCTTGACACGCCCGATTTCTTGAACGAGCTTGGCCCGCTCATTGATGATGTCCAGTAGTTTCAGATTCAGTTCGTCGACTTGATTCCTTAATTGATCGAGCTCTTGATTACTCACAATACAGCACCCTTTCTTTTTTTCCTGTTCATACGTAAAACCTGTTATAGTTTTAAGGAAGTATGATACATTTTTGATGTTGAAACTTATTATAATAGAACATATCTCAAATGTCACGAAGAAATTCTTTTTTGATTAAACGCTTTTAAGCGTTAAAGTATTTAAGTATACTATGAGACTGGGCTAAAGCAGGTGAATGAATGGTGAAAAAAAATCAAAAAATCTTTGCACTGGACATCGGTACACGCTCAGTGGTGGGCATCATCATGGAAGAAATGGATGACCATTTTCAGGTGAGTGATATTTTAATAGAGGAGCATCGGGAACGGGCCATGCTGGACGGACAGATCCACGATGTACCTGCAGTAGCTGCCGTCATTACATCGATCAAGAGCCGTCTCGAAGATGCACACGGCCCTCTGAGGAAAGTATGCGTCGCGGCTGCCGGAAGGGCCCTGAGAACCGAAACGGCCTCCATCACCTCTTCCATCAAAGGCAAGCCGCTCCTAAAGAAAGACGATGTGCTCCATCTTGAATTCGGTGCTGTCCAAGAGGCGCAGGCGAAAGCTGCCGGCGATGATGCAGGTCATCACTATTATTGCGTGGGGTACTCCGTGCTCTACTACCGCCTGGACGGAGAAGAGATCGGGAGCCTCATCGACCAACAGGGCGATGAAGCGAGCGTGGAGATCATTGCCACCTTCCTTCCGCGGGTCGTCGTGGATTCACTGCTTGCTGCACTTCAACGGTCCGGACTTGAATTGGAAGCCCTCACCCTTGAACCGATCGCTGCCATCAACGTTTTGATCCCCCAGTCCATGCGAAGGTTGAATGTCGCCCTCGTCGATGTGGGGGCCGGTACGTCGGATGTCGCCCTGACGAACCACGGAACGGTCACAGCGTATGGGATGGTGCCGACAGCCGGGGATGAAATCACGGAAGCACTCAGCAGGGAACTGCTCCTCGACTTCCCCCTTGCGGAAAAAGCGAAGCGGCAGCTCCATGATTCTCCTTCCATCGAAGTGACGGATATCCTCGGGTTTGAAACCGTCATTCCGTCCGATGAGGTACTCCGTCGCATCGGAGCATCCATAGAGCGCCTGGCAAAAGAAATCTCGGACGAAATCCTCCGTTTGAACAACATGAAGGCACCGCAGGCCGTGATGCTCGTCGGCGGTGGCAGTCTGACACCGGGTCTTCCCACCAAGCTTGCCTCTGTCCTCGGCCTGCCTGAGAACCGTGCAGCGGTCAGGGGAGTGGAAGCGATCCAGCGTGTGAAGCTTCAAGGTCATATGTTGAAAGGTCCAGAACTGGTCACGCCGATCGGTATTGCCATCGCCGCAAGAGAGACTCCCGTTCAATATGTGACGGTGGATGTGAACGGGCATGCCGTTCGGATGTTCGAAGTTAAGAATCTGACGGTGGGAGACTGCATCCTCTCTGCCGGAGTCAAAGTCCAGGAACTGCACGGCAAGCCAGGCAAGGCCATTTCCGTCACGGTCAACGGTCAGACACTATCCCTACCTGGAAGTCCCGGGGAACCCCCTTCCCTGTTCAAAAACGATCAGGCCTGTTCGTTTGACGAGGGGGTCGGGAATCAGGACCGTCTCCTCGTCGAAAAGGGAAGGGATGGCGACGAACCCGTCGTGACCATAGGGGAACTCATGGATGAGGGTTCTGGGAAGCGGGTCTATCTACAGGAACGGGAACTCATCCTGGAACCGGATATCATGCTAAACGGAGTTCCTTCCGGGAAAGAGACCGTGCTGAAAGATGGGGACATCGTCGACATCACCTTTATCGAAACGATCGCTGACGCCCTGTCACAGCTCGGCTACCATGATTGGATTTCCTCCTTGAGGCCTTTCCATCTCTCCTTGAACGGAAAAGAGACGTATTTCCCCGCTTTTAACGGGAAGATGTTACGTAACGGACAGGAAGTGAAACCGACTGCCATGGTCCACCATCTGGATCGCCTCACTTTCGAGGCTCCAGCACAACCGACCCTCGGACTCCTCCTGAACAAAAAGAAGATGCTGCTTACGAAGTCGATTACCATCTCCTTCAACGGGGAAGATGTAACACTTGAAAAAGTCTTCACCACCGTCAAAAGGAACGGGGCTGAGTTATCCGGGAAAGACCTGGTATTCTCAGGGGATGAGCTTACGGTCCAAGAGTCGGAAGAATCACCATTCATTTTCCAGGACGTGTTTAATTTCGTGGAAATCGACATGCCGAAAAACACCAGGGGGAGCTTCCTCCTCTTGAGAAACAAACTGGAAACAACCTTCTTCGACGAAATCCGGGACGGCGACCTTCTAGAGATCGTCTGGCCTGAGATTAAAGTCAGATAGTAAATACGGCCAAATAAAACGCCGCGAACCCCATTACAGGGGTTCGCGGCGTTTTGATCTTCATGAGGTATATTCCGTCATGAACCGATTTTACCAGGAACGGGGCTTGGACGATCAACAGGATGAATCGATTCTTGATCAGAAGAGGCCGTTGGAGCCCCTTCATCCTCCTTGATTTCTTCCCCTGCTTCCTTCACCTTCATGCCGATTTCCTGGAGGTCCTCAGCGGCGTCCTTGGTCGATGCGATGAGCTCCGAAGACTGCTCCTTCACTGGTTCAATAATGTCATCACTGACTCTTTCGTAGAGGGATTGGGCATCATTGATGGCATCCTTCAGGACAGCAGAAGCCGATTTCAAACGTCCCTGCCAATCATTCATCACCCCGGAAGGATCCTCCCGGACACGATCCACCATGCCCATGGTGGAATCCTTCCATGACGTCGTCTTCGTCGCCACCCTCCGTCGGGTGCCAGAGTCAAGCATGGCAATGGCTCCGCCTACTGCAGCGCCGAGCATGATGCCTTTCATCAACTTTCCACTTCTCGAACGGGTTCTCGTTGAATTCATTGGATTGTGTTCCTCCTTGAATTATCGTTATATAAACCCTTTCCCTTTCGACAAGAAAGTAAACCCTGGCACAAGCTCGTCAGTCAGGGGGAAAACAAAAAAGCCCTCTCAGGCTTTTTTGTGGATGCAGATTATAGTTTATCAAGTTCTGTTTCTGTAATGTTCCAGTGGGAAGCATTCCATCCCGGTTTCCCGTCGATGAAAAGGAAGGCCTGAGGAGACTCATGCTTGATACCGAACTTCTCCGCGATATGATTGGATAGTTCCTTTGATTCCTGAACAGCGAGGTAGTAGCCCTCTTCTTCCCCGTGTTTGTTTAAAAACGACTGGTACTCATTGAACGCATTGCCGCTGATCGGACATGTCAGGCTGTGCTTCATGAAGAAAAAGCGGGGCTGACTCTCTGCGAGGTTTTCGAATTCTTGTACGGTTTCAATTTTTTTCATTATCCAACTTCCTTTCAGCATAATAAAAACGGTGAAGTCATCATATCACTTCACCGTTCCTTCAATCAATGATCACGCGTTAGCGAAATCAGTTGTTGTATGTTTTTTCTGTTTCATCAAAGGCTTTTTTCGTTTCTTCAAGCTTTTGATTCACATCGCCCGTTTCTGCAGGTACTTCTTCCTCACCTTCAGCACTTCCGGAACGGTATGATTTGATTTTACCGACTACTTGGTTGGACTGCTCTTGAACCGTCTTTGTCAAAGAAGAAGATTTCTCTTTGGCAGCTGCAGCCAATTCATTGCTTTTTTCAACGGCCGTGTCTTTCCACTGGCTAGTCTTTTCTTTCCAGTTGCCTGCCTGTTCGTTGATATCGCTGCGAAGATCTTTACCGGATTTTGGAGCGACCAGAAGAGCGGTTGCAGCCCCGACGATACCGCCGATCAACGTGCCGATGATGAAATCTTTTGAGTTGATGTTGCTGTCATTGGTTTGATTTGGATTTTGCTGATTGTACTGCTGTGTCATAATGTTCATTCCCCTCTCAATTATAAGATCTGGCTCTTTTTATCATTTTTTCCCTTGCGCCGATGTCATCGGTTGCAGGTACGGGAGGTTGTTCAACAGCCTTCCGTTCTTTCCACTTGCCCCGAAGTTCCATCAGCGTATTGCCCCACTGAACCACCTGGGAAATCCTGCCTTGATTACGTTCGAGTTCAGACGAGATGTTTGTGCTGACCTTCTTCACAGACGTATTCAGGTTCTGGATCGAATGTCCGACATCCCTCACTGCATAAACGACCGTATTCAAGTCTTCGGATTTCTTTTGGATGTCCTCTGCAAGAAGATTCGTTTTATGTAGCAATTCAGTAGACTCTTTCGTGATTCCCTGCAGCTGCCCTTCCAGGCCGTTCAGGGTCGTCGAAACGCTGTCGAGCGTCGTCCCGAGGGACTTCAATGTCTTCATGAGGCTGATCACGAGGACGAAGAATGCCACCGCGATAACTGCGACACTAAGATAAAGAATGATTTCCATCTGCTACACCTCCATGTATAGAAATTCTTTACCCTCATATGAATTCATTAAACATTATACTAGTATTTCTTCCTTTTCTCTCATAATTCCTCTTTTTACTTTCAAAAAAATATCTGTATATTCAAAACGGCAGATGACGCATGGTTGCTGCATTTAGGGTAAAATAGAAGGGAATACATAAAGAGGGGGAAACACAATGAAAGATCCACGAATTCAAAAATTGGCAAAGAACCTGATCAATTACTCCGTCCAACTCCAACCCGGCGAAAAAGTGCTGATCGAGAACTTCGGACTGCAGCGCGAACTCGTCACCGCCCTTGTAAAGGAAGCCTATGAAGCAGGCGGGTACCCGTTCGTCACCCTCAAGGACGCAGCTGTCGACCGCTCCCTCCTCATGGGTGCACAAGAAGAACAATATGAGATGATGGCCGACTTCGAAGCACGGAAGATGGACCAGATGGACGCCTACATCGGTTTGCGCTCTGGAGATAACATCAACGAGCAATCCGATGTGCCGGACGATAAGATGAGGATCCATGGCAACACGATCGGCAAAAAGGTCCACAGGGAGATCCGAGTACCGAAGAAAAAATGGGTTGTGCTCCGCTATCCGACTTCATCCATGGCACAGCTAGCCAAAATGAGCACCGAGGCATTCGAAGACTTCTACTTTGATGTATGCAACCTCGATTACAGCAAGATGGATGCGGCCATGGACAGCCTCGCCGATCTCATGAACAGGACGGATCGCGTGCGCCTGACAGGGGAAGGCACGGACCTGACGTTTTCCATCAAGGATATACCAGCGGTCAAATGCGCCGGCCGGTTGAATATACCTGACGGGGAAGTATACAGTGCCCCGGTGAAGGACTCGGTCAACGGTGTGATTTCCTACAACACGCCGTCGCCTTATAACGGCTTTACATTCGAAAACGTCAAGCTTACGTTCAAGGGTGGGAAGATCGTAGAAGCGGAAGCGAATGATTCAGACCGGATCAACAAGATCTTCGATACGGATGAAGGAGCACGCTATGTGGGTGAATTCGCCATCGGTGTCAATCCGTTCATCCAGCATCCGATGCAGGACATCCTGTTTGACGAGAAGATCGACGGCAGCTTCCATTTCACCCCTGGTGAATGCTATGAAGATGCTTATAATGGCAACCATTCCAATATCCATTGGGATATGGTCATGATCCAGCGCCCTGAATATGGTGGCGGGGAGATCTACTTCGATGATGTCCTTATCAGGAAAGATGGACGGTTCGTCATCCCCGAACTTGAAGGATTGAATCCCGAAAACCTGAAATGAGCATAGGAAAAGCCATCCGCGATTATTCGCGGATGGCTTTTTAATGTATGCAGAATTATTCTGCCACCTGTTCGTTCAGAACGGATTCATAGGACTGCTGGAATTTCTGGATGTCCCCTGCGCCCATGAAGATCAGCACGCTGTCTTCATGATGAAGAAGAGCGGTTGTATCACGTTCATCGATGATTTCACATCCATCGATTTTGGTTTCAAGATCATGGATGGAAAGCTTTCCGTGATTTTCCCTGGCAGAGCCGAAGATTTCGCACAGATACACTTTATCGGCAAGCTGAAGGCTTTCAGCGAACTCTGAAAGGAATGTCTGCGTCCTTGTGAACGTATGCGGCTGGAAGACAGCGACAATGTCCTTGTTCGGGTACTTTTGGCGGGCCGAATCAAGGGTGGCTGTGATCTCGGTCGGATGGTGGGCATAATCATCCACAAGGATCTGTCCGCCTACCTTCTTCTCAGAGAAACGGCGTTTGACGCCTTCGAAAGTTTGAAGTCTTTCCTGTACGATAGCCGTATCAAGCTCCTCGTAATGACAAAGGGCAATGACAGACAGGGCGTTCAGGATGTTGTGATCTCCGTAAGTCGGGATCTTGAATGACGCATAGAATTCATTGCGTACGAACACATCGAATGATGTTCCGTTCTCATCATGGGCTACATTGCGTGCCTGGAAGTCATTCTCCTCGGCAAATCCGTAAAATACAACGGGAACCCTTGCCTGGATCTTTTGAAGCTGTTCATCATCCCCACATGCAATGATCCCTTTCTTCACCTGCATGGCCATTTCCTGGAATGCAGAAAATACATCATCGATATTGGCGAAGTAATCAGGATGATCGAAGTCGATATTCGTCATGATGGCATAGTCAGGGTAGTATGAAAGGAAATGACGTCGGTATTCACATGCTTCGAATACGAAGTAGTTCGCATCCACTTCTCCTTTACCCGTTCCATCACCGATCAGGTAGGAAGTCGGCTTCGCCCCTCTGATCACGTGTGCGAGGAGACCTGTCGTGGATGTCTTCCCGTGTGCTCCCGTGACGGCTACGCTTGTGAATTCCTGCATGAAGTCACCGAGGAATTTATGGTAACGCGTCACAGGCAGGCCAAGTTCTTTGGCTGCCACGATTTCCTCATGTGTGTCGGGGAATGCATTTCCGGCGATCACATGCATATCTCCGCCGATGTTTTCCTTTTGGAAAGGAAGGATTTTGATGTTTGCATCATCCAACGCTTTTTGGGTGAAAAAGTATTTTTCTACATCGGAACCCTGGACCTGATAATCCATATCATGAAGGATCTGGGCTAATGCGCTCATGCCCGAACCTTTGATTCCTACGAAATGATATATCGTCATAATAGAACCTCCAACAATCGTCTATCTTAAAAACATTATATGAAATCATGATTTTTTTGCCATTAAGGACCAATGGTGAACACTGTCAACTTGAAACATTATACCACCTTTTAAAAACTGTGACCATGAAGAAGGAAATTTTCAGTCAGTTAGAATGAATTCCGGCGCTTCTTCTTTCAGGAATGCCCTCCATAAACCACCATTTTCTTGATACCTTTGACCGTATCGCGTCTTCATCGTATCCACAATATCAGGCGATCCCGCTTCAAAGACGGGACCTAGTATCCACTCATGGGTGACCAGAGGGACTTTCCTCACAAAATAGATCCTGTCCTTCTTCAAACTGGTCTTACCCCTCAATCGGGAACACTCACGGTGATCGCCCAATAACGGTATGCAGAGGGCGTCATCGCTCTCAGGTTCAACCGATACAGGCTCCCACGGCAGGGTCATCATCACAGCCCCCAAGGTCTTCTGTGAAGGCGAAAGGGCCTGGGTCTGGAGAAACTGAAAGAACAGTGTGGTCCCCTTGATCGTCTTGTAATCAAATAAAAGCCATTCTGAAAATACGTCTTCAGTAAGGCTGTCTGTTTCCACCGGGGCAAATCGCTTGGTAAAGATCATCTTCGCCCTGACGATTTCCCGGATATTTGGTTCGTGCCGACAGAACTCCTTGGCGGACTCATAAACCGCACGGGTCTGTTCCTCTGCTATCATTTGTTTACGGTGACGGTACTCCGTCAAATCCAGTAAACCTCTCTCTGCGTCCATTCTGCTCACCTATCCACTCGTTGTTCTCCCCGTCTGGTGAAACCCTTTGGTATAGTACCCCCGCGGGGATCATCTGAAACTGCCAGGAAAATAAAGAGGATCCTGTCAGTGACACATTCCAATCAAGTCACCAACAGGATACCACATATTACCTTATGCTTCCACTCAGACGAGCGTCTCCAGCTCTGTCTCGGAGATCAGCACATCCCTCGGCTTGCTTCCCCTTGCTTCAGAGATGATACCATTATTCTCCATCATTTCCATCAATCTCGCTGCACGGTTATAGCCGATACGGAAACGCCTCTGAAGAGAGGATGCCGAGGCTCCCCCCTGATCGACGACAAATTCACATGCTTCAAGGAATAATTCATCTTCTTCTTCCGTGACCTGTGCCTTTTTCAGGAGTTCATCCTGTTCGAAAAGATAATGGGGTGCACGCTGGTCCCTCACGTGGGAGATAATGTCATCGATTTCGTCATCGGAGACGAAGGTCCCTTGCAGCCGGACGGGCTTGGAAGACCCATTTTCCAAGAACAGCATATCTCCGCGCCCCAGCAGTCGTTCTGCTCCGCTTCCATCAATGATGGTTCGTGAATCGACGGCAGATGAGACGGAGAAGGCGACCCTGGTCGGTACGTTGGCTTTGATCAGACCGGTAATGACATCGACTGAAGGCCTCTGGGTCGCAATGATGAGATGGATCCCGCACGCCCTAGCTTTTTGGGCGATGCGACAGATGGCCTCTTCCACATCTGCAGGCGACATCA from Rossellomorea marisflavi includes the following:
- a CDS encoding YtxH domain-containing protein; its protein translation is MTQQYNQQNPNQTNDSNINSKDFIIGTLIGGIVGAATALLVAPKSGKDLRSDINEQAGNWKEKTSQWKDTAVEKSNELAAAAKEKSSSLTKTVQEQSNQVVGKIKSYRSGSAEGEEEVPAETGDVNQKLEETKKAFDETEKTYNN
- a CDS encoding DUF948 domain-containing protein gives rise to the protein MEIILYLSVAVIAVAFFVLVISLMKTLKSLGTTLDSVSTTLNGLEGQLQGITKESTELLHKTNLLAEDIQKKSEDLNTVVYAVRDVGHSIQNLNTSVKKVSTNISSELERNQGRISQVVQWGNTLMELRGKWKERKAVEQPPVPATDDIGAREKMIKRARSYN
- a CDS encoding aminopeptidase, with amino-acid sequence MKDPRIQKLAKNLINYSVQLQPGEKVLIENFGLQRELVTALVKEAYEAGGYPFVTLKDAAVDRSLLMGAQEEQYEMMADFEARKMDQMDAYIGLRSGDNINEQSDVPDDKMRIHGNTIGKKVHREIRVPKKKWVVLRYPTSSMAQLAKMSTEAFEDFYFDVCNLDYSKMDAAMDSLADLMNRTDRVRLTGEGTDLTFSIKDIPAVKCAGRLNIPDGEVYSAPVKDSVNGVISYNTPSPYNGFTFENVKLTFKGGKIVEAEANDSDRINKIFDTDEGARYVGEFAIGVNPFIQHPMQDILFDEKIDGSFHFTPGECYEDAYNGNHSNIHWDMVMIQRPEYGGGEIYFDDVLIRKDGRFVIPELEGLNPENLK
- the murC gene encoding UDP-N-acetylmuramate--L-alanine ligase; the encoded protein is MTIYHFVGIKGSGMSALAQILHDMDYQVQGSDVEKYFFTQKALDDANIKILPFQKENIGGDMHVIAGNAFPDTHEEIVAAKELGLPVTRYHKFLGDFMQEFTSVAVTGAHGKTSTTGLLAHVIRGAKPTSYLIGDGTGKGEVDANYFVFEACEYRRHFLSYYPDYAIMTNIDFDHPDYFANIDDVFSAFQEMAMQVKKGIIACGDDEQLQKIQARVPVVFYGFAEENDFQARNVAHDENGTSFDVFVRNEFYASFKIPTYGDHNILNALSVIALCHYEELDTAIVQERLQTFEGVKRRFSEKKVGGQILVDDYAHHPTEITATLDSARQKYPNKDIVAVFQPHTFTRTQTFLSEFAESLQLADKVYLCEIFGSARENHGKLSIHDLETKIDGCEIIDERDTTALLHHEDSVLIFMGAGDIQKFQQSYESVLNEQVAE